A genomic window from Solanum stenotomum isolate F172 chromosome 10, ASM1918654v1, whole genome shotgun sequence includes:
- the LOC125878296 gene encoding uncharacterized protein LOC125878296 encodes MSKITSASQLVDESQLVDESGESPTVDFSKIYMDEVGEVKKACIYGLGSEAVFYENIGSSSASTTQPQYCSFDARVKEYVQEMKEEMKHEMREEIRHELREEMKHEMQLEMQEQVDKILQERLPILIAGLPKPPPSTLPTGTPPTGTPP; translated from the coding sequence ATGTCTAAGATCACATCTGCATCTCAACTTGTAGATGAATCTCAACTTGTAGATGAATCTGGTGAGTCACCGACAGTAGATTTTTCAAAGATTTACATGGATGAAGTGGGTGAGGTTAAGAAGGCATGTATATATGGTCTTGGTTCTGAAGCAGTATTCTATGAGAACATTGGTTCATCGTCTGCTTCAACTACTCAACCTCAATATTGTAGTTTTGATGCTCGAGTGAAGGAATATGTTCAAGAAATGAAAGAGGAGATGAAGCATGAGATGAGAGAAGAGATACGACATGAATTGCGTGAAGAAATGAAACATGAAATGCAGCTAGAAATGCAAGAGCAAGTTGATAAGATTCTCCAAGAACGTTTGCCCATCCTCATAGCTGGGCTGCCTAAACCACCCCCTAGTACACTGCCCACTGGTACACCTCCAACTGGTACACCACCTTAG